One stretch of Litoribrevibacter albus DNA includes these proteins:
- a CDS encoding tetratricopeptide repeat protein, with amino-acid sequence MPRIIAFTLTLIISTLGSANPALPETAPAPTPDQPPEHQANRQDSQQNQQQDQQQALKETVESLEKPLYSPFIERYVLDELKQLRVDLSAQKAELIQQIVDREINSIDRGVTYATDTVTYFFYLIAAASSVLVLVGWNSIREIKDKVHSLADEEIAKLVKQYEERLYYIEKQLNQKTRHIKENKAEIELTQEIQSLWLRAGQDNNIHNKISIYDQILKLKPEDCEAITYKADAVLELNEPQWAANLCHQALAIDPENGHAFYQLACAYTALDRKEEAIQYLQEALKRSDTYKDYMLSDEALVPLHDLEEFKTLTPSA; translated from the coding sequence ATGCCTCGCATCATAGCTTTTACCTTAACGCTCATTATCTCTACTCTGGGAAGCGCCAATCCGGCGCTCCCAGAGACCGCCCCTGCCCCAACACCTGATCAACCCCCGGAACATCAAGCCAATCGTCAGGACAGCCAACAAAACCAGCAACAAGACCAGCAACAAGCCTTGAAGGAAACCGTTGAATCGCTGGAAAAGCCACTCTACAGCCCATTCATTGAGCGCTATGTATTGGATGAGCTGAAACAATTGCGGGTGGATCTCAGCGCACAAAAGGCTGAGTTAATTCAACAAATCGTCGATCGGGAAATCAACTCGATTGATCGGGGCGTGACTTACGCCACCGACACCGTTACCTATTTCTTTTACCTCATCGCGGCAGCCAGTTCCGTACTTGTTCTGGTCGGCTGGAACTCGATTCGTGAGATCAAAGACAAGGTGCATTCCCTAGCGGACGAAGAAATTGCCAAATTGGTGAAACAATACGAAGAGCGTTTGTATTACATCGAGAAGCAATTGAACCAAAAAACCCGCCACATCAAGGAAAACAAGGCCGAGATTGAACTCACTCAGGAAATTCAATCCTTGTGGCTAAGAGCCGGTCAAGATAACAATATTCACAATAAGATCTCCATCTATGACCAAATCCTGAAGCTTAAACCCGAAGACTGCGAAGCCATTACCTATAAGGCCGATGCCGTTCTGGAGCTAAACGAACCCCAATGGGCCGCAAATCTCTGTCATCAGGCATTAGCCATCGATCCGGAAAACGGACACGCCTTTTATCAACTGGCTTGTGCCTATACGGCACTCGATCGTAAAGAAGAAGCCATCCAATACCTCCAGGAAGCATTAAAGCGCTCTGATACCTATAAAGACTACATGCTGTCCGATGAGGCACTGGTTCCTCTTCACGATTTGGAGGAGTTTAAAACCCTGACGCCTTCTGCGTAA
- the phoR gene encoding phosphate regulon sensor histidine kinase PhoR, translating to MLSNWYIELQRVTLLVLATTFIGFFFDHALIGLIVGLTAYVLWNVRQMSRLESWLQHQELDKLPLSEGLWGKLFDSIYRQEKEHQSGKRRLQTIIDRIQQSTAALQDAVIMAEYDGTLEWWNRSTESLLGFRSPDDGGQQITNLIRDPDFVEYFESEDYATPLVINSPINPNMVLEISVTPFGNDDRLITARDITHIEHLERMRKDFIANVSHELKTPLTVLIGYLETLIDYSDDNDRWLRIFHQMQTQATRMQDLVQDLLILTRLETTEINLEEQPVNLNYLLENIAAEARTYSNGEHQIILNCENEIEMSGSYDELRSAFSNLIINAVKYTQSGGRIEIKGYLDRTSIHIEVIDNGPGIDQKHIPHLTERFYRVDESRKSDTGGTGLGLAITKHIIIRHNGHLGIESRLGYGSKFSCEFPIALLSQHQQLA from the coding sequence GTGTTAAGTAATTGGTATATTGAATTGCAGCGTGTCACGTTGTTAGTTCTTGCTACAACGTTCATTGGTTTTTTCTTTGACCATGCCCTGATTGGCCTTATTGTTGGCCTCACCGCGTATGTTCTTTGGAACGTGCGCCAAATGTCTCGCTTGGAGTCGTGGTTACAACACCAGGAACTCGACAAACTTCCCCTGAGTGAAGGCTTATGGGGTAAGTTATTTGACTCCATTTATCGCCAAGAAAAAGAACACCAATCCGGCAAGCGACGTCTGCAAACCATCATCGATCGTATTCAGCAGTCCACTGCGGCACTTCAGGACGCCGTGATCATGGCGGAATACGATGGCACCCTGGAATGGTGGAACCGCTCCACGGAATCATTACTCGGCTTTCGCTCTCCCGACGATGGCGGACAACAGATTACCAATCTGATTCGTGATCCGGACTTCGTTGAGTACTTTGAAAGTGAAGATTACGCCACCCCTTTAGTGATCAACAGCCCGATCAATCCGAACATGGTGTTGGAAATCTCGGTAACCCCCTTTGGTAATGATGATCGTTTGATCACCGCCAGGGACATTACCCATATTGAGCACTTAGAGCGCATGCGTAAGGACTTCATTGCCAATGTAAGTCATGAGCTGAAAACGCCACTAACCGTGCTGATCGGCTACTTAGAGACGCTCATCGACTACTCGGACGACAACGACCGCTGGTTACGTATTTTTCATCAAATGCAGACCCAAGCGACACGTATGCAGGATCTGGTACAGGACCTGTTGATTCTGACCCGACTAGAGACCACCGAGATTAACCTCGAAGAGCAACCGGTCAACCTCAACTATCTACTGGAAAACATTGCAGCAGAGGCGAGAACTTACAGCAATGGTGAACATCAGATCATTCTGAACTGTGAGAATGAGATTGAAATGAGTGGCAGCTATGATGAACTACGTAGCGCCTTCAGCAATCTGATCATCAATGCTGTCAAATACACTCAAAGTGGCGGTCGCATTGAAATCAAAGGCTATCTTGATCGGACCAGCATTCATATTGAAGTCATTGATAATGGTCCGGGTATCGATCAGAAACACATTCCACATTTGACCGAACGCTTTTATCGCGTGGATGAAAGCCGTAAATCAGATACCGGCGGTACCGGACTGGGGCTGGCAATCACCAAGCACATTATCATCCGTCACAACGGTCATTTAGGTATTGAAAGTCGCCTGGGGTATGGCAGTAAATTCAGCTGTGAATTCCCGATTGCACTACTGAGTCAGCATCAGCAACTGGCCTGA
- a CDS encoding rubredoxin: MKKWQCVVCGWVYDEELGCPEEGLAPGTRWEDVPDDWECPDCGVGKEDFEMIEIA, translated from the coding sequence ATGAAAAAGTGGCAATGTGTCGTGTGTGGCTGGGTATATGATGAAGAGCTTGGGTGCCCTGAAGAAGGGCTTGCACCAGGCACTCGCTGGGAAGATGTACCGGACGACTGGGAATGTCCAGATTGCGGAGTTGGTAAAGAAGACTTCGAAATGATTGAAATTGCTTAA
- the yihA gene encoding ribosome biogenesis GTP-binding protein YihA/YsxC, which yields MSDRPTIKFNAAQFLTSAPTLKQCPPDTGAEVAFAGRSNAGKSSAINTLTQQKKLARTSKTPGRTQLINFFTLGEEETRLVDLPGYGFAKVPIEQKLEWQKHLAKYLEERQSLKGLVLVSDIRHPLQEFDRMMIKWAEDSQMPLHVLLTKSDKLKKGPAKNTMLDVKRALKDFGGEVSVQTFSALKREGLDQLKQRLTEWLTQDDADELIEELLDDAE from the coding sequence ATGTCTGATCGCCCGACCATCAAATTCAACGCAGCTCAATTTCTTACGAGTGCACCAACACTCAAGCAGTGTCCTCCTGACACGGGTGCCGAGGTAGCTTTCGCCGGTCGATCCAATGCGGGGAAATCCAGTGCGATCAATACATTGACCCAGCAAAAGAAATTGGCGCGTACCAGTAAAACCCCGGGACGCACCCAGTTAATTAACTTTTTTACGTTGGGAGAAGAAGAAACACGTTTGGTCGACCTTCCTGGCTACGGGTTTGCAAAGGTTCCAATCGAGCAAAAGCTGGAATGGCAAAAGCACCTTGCCAAATATCTCGAAGAGCGCCAATCCCTGAAAGGGTTAGTATTGGTGAGCGACATTCGTCATCCGTTACAAGAATTCGACCGAATGATGATCAAATGGGCAGAAGATAGCCAAATGCCTTTGCATGTCCTGCTAACCAAGTCGGACAAGCTGAAAAAAGGCCCTGCCAAAAACACCATGCTGGACGTAAAGCGCGCTCTTAAAGATTTCGGAGGGGAAGTCTCAGTCCAAACTTTCTCAGCGTTAAAGCGAGAAGGGCTCGATCAATTAAAGCAACGTTTAACGGAGTGGCTGACCCAAGACGATGCCGATGAGTTGATTGAAGAGTTGCTCGACGACGCAGAATAA
- a CDS encoding NAD(P)/FAD-dependent oxidoreductase: MTDKKELPIVILGSGLAGYGVAKEFRKLNTETPLLIITNDDGRSYSKPMLSAGFTKEKTAAALAMATAGDMATQLKASIRTQAEVTSIDPDAHTISLGEDTIEYCKLVIATGAKPHKAPMEGDGCDLVFSVNDLVDYDRFRQAAIGKKKVVIVGAGLIGCEFANDLRNGGYEVDVIAPSQTVLPSMLPEQPAQALRQGLEEAGVRFHLGALANRVIKNEDGVKVCLSNGEEIEADLVLSAIGLTPRVELAGKAGLAYRKGILVDRTLQTSEQDIYALGDCAEVDGLVLLYVLPLMASARALAKTLNDDITEVQYGAMPVVVKTPACPTVIATPTNQDGEWVVEGEGQDLSCKFLDADGKLKGFVLTGAKVVDKLALSKELPPMLG, translated from the coding sequence ATGACAGACAAGAAAGAATTGCCGATCGTAATCCTGGGTTCTGGCCTAGCAGGATACGGCGTTGCTAAAGAGTTTCGGAAATTAAATACCGAAACACCGCTGCTGATTATTACCAATGACGATGGGCGTTCCTATTCCAAGCCTATGTTATCGGCGGGCTTTACCAAAGAAAAAACGGCTGCTGCGCTGGCGATGGCGACAGCAGGCGACATGGCTACCCAATTAAAAGCGTCTATTCGTACTCAAGCGGAAGTAACCTCCATTGACCCTGACGCGCACACCATTTCATTGGGTGAAGACACCATTGAATATTGCAAGTTGGTTATTGCTACTGGTGCTAAACCTCATAAAGCGCCTATGGAAGGCGATGGCTGCGACCTGGTCTTCTCCGTTAATGATCTGGTGGACTACGATCGTTTCCGCCAAGCGGCAATAGGTAAGAAGAAGGTTGTTATTGTTGGTGCCGGGTTGATTGGTTGTGAGTTTGCAAATGATCTGCGTAACGGTGGCTATGAAGTCGATGTTATTGCACCAAGCCAAACGGTATTGCCTTCCATGCTTCCAGAGCAACCGGCTCAAGCGTTGAGACAAGGGCTTGAAGAAGCGGGTGTTCGTTTTCATCTTGGAGCACTGGCGAATCGTGTTATTAAGAATGAAGATGGCGTAAAAGTATGCCTTTCAAATGGTGAAGAAATTGAGGCTGATCTGGTGTTGTCTGCCATTGGTCTTACACCGCGCGTTGAATTGGCAGGTAAAGCCGGATTGGCGTACCGCAAAGGTATTCTTGTTGACCGTACCTTACAGACATCTGAACAAGACATTTATGCACTAGGTGATTGTGCCGAAGTTGATGGTTTAGTGTTGCTTTATGTGTTGCCTTTGATGGCATCAGCACGAGCATTGGCTAAGACATTGAATGATGACATTACCGAAGTTCAATATGGTGCCATGCCGGTAGTTGTGAAGACTCCAGCGTGCCCTACTGTGATTGCAACACCGACGAATCAGGACGGTGAATGGGTTGTTGAAGGTGAAGGTCAGGATCTTAGCTGTAAGTTCCTTGATGCGGACGGCAAGCTTAAAGGCTTTGTGCTGACCGGAGCAAAAGTGGTGGATAAGTTGGCTTTGTCCAAGGAATTGCCGCCTATGCTGGGATAA
- a CDS encoding c-type cytochrome, with translation MKKIILTALIAMGVVSYGHAAGNADAGKAKVAVCGACHGADGNSAAPNFPKLAGQGEKYLLKQLTNIKNGERTVLEMTGLLSGFNDQDLADIAAYFASQNGTVGYADKEKAAMGEQIYRAGIADRGIAACAGCHSPTGKGNAPAGFPKLGGQHAPYTVKQLKDFRDSKRANDPNGMMRENVYTMRDDEIEAVSQYIQGLH, from the coding sequence ATGAAAAAAATCATTCTGACTGCTCTAATTGCAATGGGTGTTGTTAGCTATGGTCACGCGGCTGGTAATGCAGACGCGGGTAAAGCAAAGGTCGCTGTATGTGGTGCATGTCACGGTGCTGACGGTAATAGCGCTGCTCCAAACTTCCCGAAATTGGCTGGTCAGGGTGAAAAATACCTGTTGAAACAGTTAACTAACATCAAGAACGGTGAGCGTACTGTTCTAGAGATGACGGGCCTTTTGAGCGGTTTCAATGATCAGGATCTTGCGGATATCGCAGCTTACTTTGCTTCTCAAAACGGCACTGTAGGTTATGCAGATAAAGAAAAAGCTGCGATGGGTGAGCAAATCTACCGTGCAGGTATTGCAGACCGTGGTATCGCTGCATGTGCAGGTTGTCACTCTCCAACGGGTAAAGGTAATGCGCCGGCAGGTTTCCCGAAATTGGGTGGTCAGCACGCACCGTACACTGTTAAGCAGTTGAAAGATTTCCGCGATTCTAAGCGTGCCAATGATCCAAATGGCATGATGCGTGAGAACGTTTACACCATGCGTGACGACGAAATCGAAGCTGTTTCACAGTACATTCAGGGTCTTCACTAA
- a CDS encoding BCCT family transporter: MSNQFETDHEIGENNIEVLGFDIHNPVFVVSALLVILFVAGTLFMPTEAKSLLESAKSFSINNFDWLFMSASNLFILFCFAIMLLPTGRIKIGGKNAETEFSVTSWFAMLFAAGMGIGLMFWSVAEPVAYYTDWWGTPLNVDAKTPEGAGMAMAATMFHWGFHPWAIYAIVGLSLAFFAFNKGMPLTIRSAFYPLFGERVWGRLGDVIDVLAVLATIFGLATSLGLGAQQASSGLHFLFDTPDTITTQIFIIVAVTSVAIISVVRGLEGGVKVLSNINMLLALTLLLFVLIVGPTLTILSYMGTTSLGYLENIIPLSNWIGRDDDKFFHGWTVFYWAWWISWSPFVGLFIARISKGRTVRQFISAVLLVPVAVTIVWMSVFGGSALEQTMNNVGQLAGGISSVSLAMFQMLENLPLATISSFIAIVLVLVFFITSSDSGSLVIDSITAGGKLDPPVPQRVFWASMEGAIAIALLYGGGKEALSALQAGAITTGLPFTVVLLLMCLSLYKGLSAELKHS, encoded by the coding sequence ATGTCCAATCAATTTGAAACCGACCATGAGATCGGTGAGAACAACATAGAAGTGTTAGGATTTGATATCCATAACCCTGTGTTTGTTGTCAGCGCACTCTTGGTCATCCTATTCGTCGCGGGCACGCTGTTTATGCCCACGGAAGCCAAAAGCCTGCTTGAATCGGCTAAATCCTTTTCCATAAACAACTTCGACTGGTTGTTTATGTCCGCCAGTAATCTCTTCATCCTCTTCTGCTTTGCCATCATGCTGTTACCTACAGGCCGAATTAAAATCGGTGGCAAAAACGCCGAAACAGAATTCTCCGTGACCTCCTGGTTCGCCATGCTCTTTGCTGCCGGTATGGGTATCGGCCTGATGTTTTGGAGCGTCGCAGAGCCAGTCGCCTATTACACCGACTGGTGGGGAACGCCTTTAAACGTGGATGCCAAAACCCCTGAAGGGGCAGGCATGGCAATGGCAGCCACCATGTTCCACTGGGGCTTTCACCCTTGGGCCATCTACGCCATTGTCGGTCTTTCACTGGCGTTCTTTGCGTTCAACAAAGGCATGCCATTGACCATTCGATCCGCCTTCTATCCTTTGTTTGGAGAACGCGTATGGGGTCGTCTCGGTGATGTAATCGATGTCCTGGCAGTACTCGCCACCATCTTCGGTTTAGCAACGTCACTCGGCTTGGGTGCCCAACAAGCATCAAGCGGCCTGCATTTCTTATTCGATACACCGGACACCATCACCACCCAGATCTTCATTATTGTTGCGGTGACCAGTGTCGCCATTATCTCTGTTGTCCGTGGCCTGGAAGGCGGGGTTAAAGTTCTGAGCAACATCAATATGCTGCTAGCACTGACCTTATTACTGTTTGTACTGATCGTTGGCCCAACGCTGACTATTTTGAGCTATATGGGAACCACCAGCTTAGGCTACCTTGAAAATATTATACCTCTAAGTAATTGGATCGGTCGTGACGATGATAAATTCTTCCACGGCTGGACGGTCTTCTACTGGGCGTGGTGGATTTCCTGGTCACCGTTTGTGGGCTTATTCATTGCCCGTATCTCGAAAGGCCGTACCGTTCGTCAATTCATTTCCGCCGTATTATTGGTGCCTGTGGCAGTCACCATCGTGTGGATGTCCGTATTTGGTGGTTCTGCTCTTGAACAGACCATGAATAACGTTGGTCAATTAGCTGGCGGTATCAGCAGTGTCAGTCTGGCGATGTTCCAGATGTTGGAAAATCTACCGCTGGCCACCATTTCATCCTTCATTGCCATCGTACTGGTGCTGGTGTTCTTTATTACTTCATCAGACTCGGGCTCTTTGGTGATCGACAGCATTACAGCGGGCGGGAAGCTTGATCCGCCAGTTCCACAACGCGTGTTCTGGGCATCAATGGAAGGGGCAATCGCGATTGCACTGTTGTACGGAGGCGGTAAAGAAGCGCTGAGCGCCTTACAGGCCGGCGCCATTACCACTGGGCTACCTTTTACTGTCGTGCTACTACTGATGTGTTTGAGTTTATATAAAGGACTCAGTGCTGAATTAAAGCATTCATAA
- a CDS encoding chorismate--pyruvate lyase family protein, translating to MPGTPLYIHHWTSAYRKFASRWSNSQRDWLLNKDSLTKRLIRCSQHSFSVNVRYEGVAKLFPHERKSLGCAAHFAWIREVDLVVDGTVWVSARSAVPLSTLNGPDLQLRYLGDKPLGHLLFSNPRYRRSQFEIGRYRQDHQEYWGRRSIFTCNASRKTLLVTETFMPVVFSK from the coding sequence ATGCCAGGAACACCTCTCTACATACATCATTGGACATCAGCATATAGGAAATTCGCCTCCCGTTGGTCCAATTCACAACGCGACTGGTTGCTCAACAAAGACTCATTAACCAAGCGCCTGATTCGATGTAGCCAGCATTCCTTCTCAGTCAACGTGCGCTATGAAGGCGTTGCCAAGCTGTTTCCACATGAAAGAAAATCATTAGGCTGTGCTGCCCACTTTGCCTGGATTCGGGAAGTAGACCTGGTCGTAGACGGCACTGTATGGGTGTCTGCTCGTAGTGCTGTGCCGTTAAGTACATTAAATGGTCCTGATCTTCAGTTGCGCTACCTGGGAGATAAACCTTTGGGCCACTTGTTGTTCAGCAATCCCCGTTATCGACGCAGCCAGTTTGAAATCGGACGCTATCGCCAGGACCATCAGGAATACTGGGGACGGCGATCCATTTTTACCTGCAACGCTAGCCGAAAAACATTGCTGGTAACAGAGACCTTCATGCCCGTTGTCTTTTCAAAATAA
- a CDS encoding endonuclease/exonuclease/phosphatase family protein, translating into MLEKVRKRVGQLKEAVDEIRSLSVYKDVAGAQVDYPVQKYLPVIEDDGLEHLRLISFNIQVGNSVGRYLHYLTRSWQHLLPYSNRIDNMDRIADVLSHFDIVALQEADGGSLRSGFVNQVKYLADRGQFSFWHQQLNRNFGMLAQHGNGVLSRIVPQSVDNHVLPSLIPGRGAMFIEYQTNTKEPLLVVMMHLSLSQRAQMNQLAYVQERVQEHEHVVVMGDLNCHAERLVEESPLKDSNLVLATDGISTFPSWAPQKGLDHILISPSLRTHAIDVLDHPISDHLPVAIDVSLPQGVKLLDRGSMVN; encoded by the coding sequence ATGCTTGAGAAGGTCAGAAAACGGGTTGGGCAGCTCAAAGAAGCCGTTGATGAAATCCGTTCTTTGTCGGTCTATAAAGACGTAGCTGGCGCTCAGGTGGACTATCCTGTTCAAAAATACTTACCTGTCATCGAGGACGATGGTCTCGAACATTTACGATTGATTTCATTCAATATTCAGGTGGGTAATTCTGTTGGTCGCTATCTTCATTATCTGACCCGAAGCTGGCAGCACCTTCTCCCCTATTCCAATCGAATTGATAACATGGATCGCATCGCCGATGTGTTGTCTCATTTCGACATCGTGGCCCTGCAGGAAGCCGATGGCGGCAGCTTGCGAAGCGGCTTTGTCAATCAAGTGAAGTATCTCGCGGATCGCGGTCAGTTCAGCTTCTGGCATCAACAGCTCAATCGTAATTTCGGTATGTTAGCGCAACACGGAAATGGCGTGCTGAGCCGGATCGTTCCTCAGTCTGTAGATAACCATGTTTTACCCTCTTTGATTCCGGGACGGGGCGCGATGTTCATTGAATATCAAACCAATACCAAAGAGCCGTTGCTAGTGGTGATGATGCATCTCTCGTTGTCACAACGAGCGCAAATGAATCAGTTAGCGTATGTTCAGGAACGAGTGCAGGAGCATGAACATGTGGTGGTGATGGGGGATCTTAACTGTCACGCCGAGCGTCTGGTGGAAGAGTCACCACTGAAAGACAGTAATCTGGTGCTGGCGACTGACGGTATCAGTACTTTCCCTAGCTGGGCGCCTCAAAAGGGGTTGGACCACATTCTGATCAGTCCTAGTCTCAGAACTCACGCCATCGATGTGTTGGATCATCCTATCTCGGATCACCTGCCGGTGGCGATTGATGTTAGTTTGCCACAGGGAGTCAAACTGCTTGATCGAGGCTCGATGGTTAACTGA
- the ubiA gene encoding 4-hydroxybenzoate octaprenyltransferase, translating into MMEKIAPHIRQQLPDYARLMRLDKPIGILLLLWPTLWALWVAAEGIPHISNLLIFTLGVICMRSAGCVINDYADRDFDLHVRRTKDRPLTSGRVSAKEALYLFAFLVGVSFVLVLFTNVETIYMSFGALFLASLYPFMKRYTYFPQAFLGAAFGWAVPMAFTAETNTVSEVTWLLYVATLLWTIAYDTQYAMVDRDDDLKIGIKSTAILFGEMDNIAIVSLQVQALCTMLLAANQLSAGICFYLGLIAAAGLFVYQYTLTQHRDRDMCFKAFLNNHWVGACIFVGILMDYALR; encoded by the coding sequence ATGATGGAAAAAATAGCCCCTCATATTCGTCAACAATTACCAGACTACGCGCGTTTAATGCGACTGGATAAGCCCATTGGCATTCTATTATTGCTATGGCCAACCTTATGGGCACTCTGGGTGGCCGCTGAAGGCATTCCTCACATTTCAAACCTGCTGATTTTTACCCTGGGTGTTATTTGTATGCGCTCTGCCGGTTGTGTCATCAATGACTACGCAGACCGTGATTTTGATTTGCATGTGCGACGTACCAAGGATCGACCCCTGACTTCCGGCAGAGTTTCCGCCAAAGAAGCCTTATACCTGTTCGCCTTTTTAGTGGGTGTATCCTTTGTACTGGTGCTATTTACGAATGTAGAAACAATCTACATGTCGTTCGGGGCATTATTTTTAGCCTCTCTGTACCCGTTCATGAAACGTTACACCTATTTCCCACAAGCATTTCTCGGTGCCGCCTTTGGCTGGGCGGTTCCTATGGCATTCACCGCAGAAACCAACACAGTGTCGGAAGTTACCTGGCTGCTGTATGTGGCTACGCTATTATGGACGATTGCCTACGACACCCAATACGCCATGGTAGATCGCGATGACGATCTTAAAATCGGGATTAAATCTACCGCGATTTTATTCGGAGAAATGGACAACATTGCGATTGTCAGCCTTCAGGTTCAAGCACTCTGCACAATGCTCTTGGCAGCCAATCAGCTGTCTGCCGGTATCTGCTTTTATTTAGGACTCATCGCGGCCGCAGGACTCTTTGTCTACCAGTACACCCTAACCCAACACAGAGACCGGGATATGTGCTTTAAAGCCTTCCTGAACAATCACTGGGTTGGTGCCTGTATATTTGTCGGCATCTTGATGGATTACGCCCTGCGCTAA
- the phoB gene encoding phosphate regulon transcriptional regulator PhoB produces MAGKKVLIVDDEAPIREMIMVALEMAGYDCLEAENTQVAHSLIVDQQPDLILLDWMLPGVSGIEFARRLKKDELTTDVPIIMLTAKSEEDNKIQGLEAGADDYITKPFSPRELVARLKAVLRRTTPQGMDETVSVNGLELDPVSHRVLAHGDSIEMGPTEFRLLQFFMTHQERAYSRSQLLDHVWGGNVYVEERTVDVHIRRLRKALTVTGHDGLIQTVRGTGYRFSTKAA; encoded by the coding sequence ATGGCGGGAAAAAAAGTTCTAATTGTTGATGACGAGGCACCGATCAGAGAAATGATCATGGTTGCTCTCGAAATGGCTGGTTATGACTGCTTGGAAGCAGAAAATACCCAGGTAGCGCATTCTCTTATTGTGGATCAACAACCAGATTTGATTCTTTTGGATTGGATGTTGCCAGGCGTTTCTGGAATTGAATTTGCGCGACGCCTGAAGAAAGACGAACTCACAACAGATGTGCCGATTATCATGTTGACGGCCAAAAGTGAGGAAGACAACAAAATCCAAGGTCTTGAAGCGGGTGCGGATGACTACATCACCAAACCCTTTTCACCTCGTGAATTGGTAGCACGCCTTAAAGCGGTGCTTCGCAGAACCACGCCACAAGGCATGGACGAAACAGTCAGCGTTAATGGTCTGGAACTGGACCCGGTGTCACACAGAGTGCTTGCACATGGTGATTCCATTGAGATGGGGCCAACCGAATTTCGTCTATTGCAATTCTTTATGACCCACCAGGAACGTGCCTATTCTCGCAGCCAACTGCTGGATCACGTCTGGGGAGGTAACGTGTATGTGGAAGAACGTACGGTAGATGTCCACATTCGTCGACTACGCAAAGCACTCACTGTCACAGGTCATGATGGACTGATTCAAACAGTTCGAGGAACAGGGTATCGCTTTTCGACAAAGGCAGCATAG
- a CDS encoding HU family DNA-binding protein encodes MRKPELAAAIAESTGLSKTKANEVLTALTDEITRAVSDGNAVQLIGFGTFETRRRNERTGKNPQTGEAIKIPASNYVAFKAGKALKEAVN; translated from the coding sequence ATGCGTAAGCCAGAACTTGCAGCTGCGATTGCAGAATCTACTGGACTATCTAAAACTAAAGCAAATGAAGTACTTACTGCCTTGACCGATGAGATTACTCGCGCAGTGAGCGATGGTAATGCAGTTCAGTTGATTGGCTTCGGGACGTTTGAAACACGTCGCCGTAACGAGCGTACCGGTAAGAATCCACAGACAGGTGAAGCAATTAAGATTCCAGCAAGCAACTATGTTGCGTTCAAAGCAGGTAAAGCATTGAAAGAAGCTGTGAATTAA
- a CDS encoding thiol:disulfide interchange protein DsbA/DsbL: MKALITSLITATMLLMSQLVTAENYIAGKDYQEVPYAVPTRDENKIEVIELFWYGCGHCFKFEPMVNAWAKTVADDVDFYQQPGDFGGWAPESQLHYTMEALGVLDKGRELVFNEYHVVRNKLRSDEKRIAFFKMLGVSAEDYTKAWESFSVKSKVNMAQARTRSYRATGVPAMVVNGKYRIDTRSAGSFERMLKVVEFLIEKERAAK; the protein is encoded by the coding sequence ATGAAAGCCTTGATCACCTCTCTGATTACCGCGACGATGTTGTTGATGTCGCAACTTGTGACTGCTGAAAACTACATTGCTGGAAAAGATTATCAGGAAGTACCTTACGCTGTACCCACTCGCGATGAGAATAAAATCGAGGTGATTGAACTATTCTGGTATGGCTGTGGCCATTGCTTCAAGTTTGAGCCAATGGTGAACGCCTGGGCCAAAACTGTGGCGGATGATGTGGACTTCTATCAGCAGCCAGGTGATTTCGGTGGTTGGGCGCCTGAATCTCAGCTTCATTACACGATGGAAGCGCTGGGTGTTCTCGACAAAGGCCGTGAGTTGGTATTTAACGAATACCATGTTGTTCGTAACAAATTAAGAAGTGATGAGAAGCGTATTGCCTTCTTCAAAATGCTGGGAGTCTCTGCGGAAGACTATACTAAAGCATGGGAATCGTTCTCTGTGAAAAGTAAGGTCAATATGGCTCAGGCTCGTACCCGTAGCTATCGTGCAACCGGTGTACCGGCAATGGTGGTGAATGGTAAATATCGCATTGATACGCGTTCAGCCGGTAGTTTTGAGCGTATGTTGAAAGTGGTTGAGTTCTTGATCGAAAAAGAGCGTGCTGCTAAATAA